A single region of the Eleginops maclovinus isolate JMC-PN-2008 ecotype Puerto Natales chromosome 4, JC_Emac_rtc_rv5, whole genome shotgun sequence genome encodes:
- the sinhcafl gene encoding SIN3-HDAC complex associated factor, like isoform X2 yields the protein MFGFHKSKIYRSNDGCCICKTKSSSSRFTDSSRYEETFELCFGLSEDRVGDICNACVLLVKRWKKLPNGSKKNWNHVVDARAGPGFKMTKPKKIKNSDGKTKSKLKKLHKLKRLNSDAHSTTSSVSPAQSPSYSNQSDDGSDIESKQRRPSPSTFSFLDRSYWKRQKVCCGIVYKGRFGEVIIDPRLFKPCCSSKKLASTQVAAHLPDTLPPQLPEVIKETW from the exons ATGTTTGGCTTTCACAAGTCAAAGATCTACCGGAGTAACGACGGCTGTTGCATCTGCAAGACCAAGTCCTCCAGTTCACGCTTCACAGACAGCAGTCGATATGAAGAGACATTCGAGCTCTGTTTTGG GCTGTCAGAAGATCGTGTTGGAGACATTTGCAATGCCTGTGTGTTACTGGTGAAGAGATGGAAGAAGTTACCAAATGGCTCCAAGAAAAACTGGAATCAT GTGGTGGATGCAAGAGCTGGACCAGGCTTCAAGATGACCAAACCCAAGAAGATCAAGAACAGCGATGGGAAGACGAAAAGCAAGCTAAAGAAGCTTCACAAGTTAAAGAGACTAA ACTCAGATGCACACAGCACTACCTCCAGTGTTTCTCCTGCGCAGTCCCCCAGTTACAGCAACCAGTCAGATGACGGCTCAGACATAGAGTCCAAACAGAGACGCCCCTCTCCGTCCACCTTCTCTTTTCTGGACCGTTCATACTGGAAACG GCAAAAGGTGTGCTGTGGGATTGTCTATAAGGGGCGGTTTGGAGAGGTGATCATTGATCCTCGTCTCTTCAAACCCTGCTGCAGTTCCAAAAAACTGGCATCCACGCAAGTGGCTGCACACCTTCCAGACACACTTCCTCCACAACTGCCAGAAGTCATAAAAGAAACCTGGTGA
- the sinhcafl gene encoding SIN3-HDAC complex associated factor, like isoform X1 yields MFGFHKSKIYRSNDGCCICKTKSSSSRFTDSSRYEETFELCFGLSEDRVGDICNACVLLVKRWKKLPNGSKKNWNHVVDARAGPGFKMTKPKKIKNSDGKTKSKLKKLHKLKRLTDSDAHSTTSSVSPAQSPSYSNQSDDGSDIESKQRRPSPSTFSFLDRSYWKRQKVCCGIVYKGRFGEVIIDPRLFKPCCSSKKLASTQVAAHLPDTLPPQLPEVIKETW; encoded by the exons ATGTTTGGCTTTCACAAGTCAAAGATCTACCGGAGTAACGACGGCTGTTGCATCTGCAAGACCAAGTCCTCCAGTTCACGCTTCACAGACAGCAGTCGATATGAAGAGACATTCGAGCTCTGTTTTGG GCTGTCAGAAGATCGTGTTGGAGACATTTGCAATGCCTGTGTGTTACTGGTGAAGAGATGGAAGAAGTTACCAAATGGCTCCAAGAAAAACTGGAATCAT GTGGTGGATGCAAGAGCTGGACCAGGCTTCAAGATGACCAAACCCAAGAAGATCAAGAACAGCGATGGGAAGACGAAAAGCAAGCTAAAGAAGCTTCACAAGTTAAAGAGACTAA CAGACTCAGATGCACACAGCACTACCTCCAGTGTTTCTCCTGCGCAGTCCCCCAGTTACAGCAACCAGTCAGATGACGGCTCAGACATAGAGTCCAAACAGAGACGCCCCTCTCCGTCCACCTTCTCTTTTCTGGACCGTTCATACTGGAAACG GCAAAAGGTGTGCTGTGGGATTGTCTATAAGGGGCGGTTTGGAGAGGTGATCATTGATCCTCGTCTCTTCAAACCCTGCTGCAGTTCCAAAAAACTGGCATCCACGCAAGTGGCTGCACACCTTCCAGACACACTTCCTCCACAACTGCCAGAAGTCATAAAAGAAACCTGGTGA